AATAAGCGCATCGTTTTTAAATAATTCATGATTTAAAGCAATTGTTGTATTTGTTTGTCCCAAAGTCCTTTGATCTAAATCAATGAGTCCGTCTTTCAATGACAGGTTGATCCTTGATTTCATTGGCGAAGGATCGAGATAGTAATCTGTAAAGTCGAGCCCATCATCTATAGGTACATTAAATGCTGGATGCCCGCCAATAGAAAAATACATTGCTTCAGAAGCTAGATTTTTTACTTGATAATCTACTGTCAAACCATCTCCACCCAAAGCATAGCCAATAATCAATTCAAAATCAAAAGGATACATTTCTTTTGTCTTTGTATTGCTTTGTAAACGGAAACTTACTGCGTCAGCCTTTTGCTCAAGCAGTTCAAAGTCCATGTCTCGAGCAAAACCGTGTTGGGGCAATTGGTAAGTACGCCCATTATAGGTATAGGTTCCATTTTTTAGGGCACCAACAATAGGAAATAATACTGGCGCATGTCTTTTCCAATAAGCTGGGTCCGCTTGCCAAATATATTCAATGTCATTGTCTTTACGTTTTAAGCTGGCCAATTCTGCCCCTTTTTCATTGAGCACTGCTTTTAGATGATCCGTCTCAATTGTGACTGCCATCGTTTACCCCTCTTTTCTTCTACCTCAAGCTTTATCTAATTCATCTTTAAAACGATGATTTAAAACCTTCAGATAAGTCCCTTTCATCCCTAATGAACGGGACTCGATAATACCTGCTGATTCCAATTTGCGCAAGGCATTTACAATGACTGAACGAGTAATTCCAATCTCATCAGCGATATTAGAAGCCGTCAAACGTCCTTCATCGCCATCGAGTGCATCAAAAATAGCTTGAACAGCTTTTAATTCGCTATAAGAAAGTGTACCAACTGCCATTTGAACAGCTGTCGTACTACGAACATCTTCTTCAATACTACGGGATTTTTGATACAAAATTTGCATCCCAACAACCGTTGCACTATATTCAGCTAATACTAAATCATTTTCATCAAAGGGCTGTTCTATACGGGATAAGATTATGGTGCCCAAACGTTCTCCTGCCCCAAAGATTGGAACAATTGTCGTTAAACCATTAGGATAGACGTCACGTAATTCCACAGGAAAAGCTGTCATATCATTTTCAATAGTAATATTTGCTTCAGTTTTTTTCAACTGATCTACCCAATCTGTATAACTTTTAGGAAATTGCTTTTGCAAAAACATATTCTTTACTCGTTCGTTATTTACATCCAATATTTCGGCAAATCCCAAAACACTTCCATTTGCACTAATGATATAAGTATTACTATTTAAAATATCCCCTAGTACTTCGGCCATTTCACCATAAGGTAAGTCAGAATCTATATTAAATGTATTATTTTGCTGCAATAATTCGTTGATCTTTCTTGTTTGTTCTAACAGTGTACTCATGATCTTCTCCTTTAAATGTTTTCAGCTATTCCCATCAAACTTTCTTACAGAATGTAACGACTCAAATCCTTGTTTTTAGCAATATCAGACAATTTATCTTCAACATAAGCTTCAGTAATTTGAATTTCTCCCATTTGCATATCAGAAGCTTCGAATAAAAGATCTTCCAACAGTTTTTCTAAAATTGTATGCAAACGTCTAGCACCAATGTTATCAGTGTCTCGATTGACTTCAAAAGCAATATTAGCAATCTTTTCAATAGCTTCTTTAGTAAAGGTTACACTCACATTTTCGGTATCTAATAAAGCAACATATTGTTTAACGAGTGCGTTATTAGGTTCTTTTAGAATTTTCATGAAGTCTTCAGCAGTTAGGTCATTTAGTTCAACCCGGATAGGGAACCGTCCTTGTAATTCAGGAATAAGATCACTCGGCTTAGATACATGAAAAGCACCTGAGGCAATAAATAAAATATGATCTGTTTGTAATGCACCGTATTTTGTATTTACTTGCGAGCCTTCTACAATTGGTAAAATATCCCGTTGCACGCCTTCGCGTGAAACATCACCAGATTGTTCTGATTTTGCCGTCACCTTATCAATTTCATCAATAAAGATAATACCGCTAGATTCAGCTAAATGGATAGCTTCACTATGAATATCAGCATCGTTAACTAACTTCGCTGATTCTTCTTGTATTAGAATTTCTCTAGCATCTTTAACATCTAAGGTACGGTCCACTTTTTTATTAGGGCTCAATTGAGAGAAAGCTTCGCTCAAATCGATTCCCATTTGTTCCAAACCGTTATTCATCATTGGATTTTGGTTTTTTTCTTCTTCTACTTGAATTGTTACTTCCCGATTATCCAAGAGACCTTTTTGTAATTGTTCAAAAATCGCTTGACGATTACTCCGGATTTCTTCTGTCAGTTCTTCTTCTGGTTCTTCAGATTCTTGTGTTTGTTGTCCTTGAGCAAACATATTCATCATTTGTTCATAAGGATTTTGACTTTTTCGTTTTTCCTTTTTGATGCCAGGTGCTAAAGCTTTTGCTAAACGCCGATTGGCCTTTTTCTCAGCTTGACTATATACATCGCTATAGCGAGCTTTTTTGACAATTTGGATCGCATTTTCCACCAAATCACGGATCATAGATTCCACGTCACGACCTACATAGCCAACTTCAGTAAATTTAGTTGCTTCAACTTTTACAAAAGGCGCCGAAATTGTTTTTGCCAAACGTCGTGCAATCTCTGTCTTTCCTACACCAGTAGGCCCAATCATCAAAATATTTTTAGGAGTAACATCTTGTTGCATCTGTTCGTCCAATTGTAAGCGTCGATAGCGATTGCGCAATGCTACCGCTACTGATT
This region of Tetragenococcus osmophilus genomic DNA includes:
- a CDS encoding aldose 1-epimerase family protein; translation: MAVTIETDHLKAVLNEKGAELASLKRKDNDIEYIWQADPAYWKRHAPVLFPIVGALKNGTYTYNGRTYQLPQHGFARDMDFELLEQKADAVSFRLQSNTKTKEMYPFDFELIIGYALGGDGLTVDYQVKNLASEAMYFSIGGHPAFNVPIDDGLDFTDYYLDPSPMKSRINLSLKDGLIDLDQRTLGQTNTTIALNHELFKNDALIYETKGLNSFTIRSDKSPHLVSVSFKNFPYVGFWSTYPQKSPFVCIEPWAGLADAFDTSGKLTEKLGIQKLAAYDTFHTKYAIVVK
- the codY gene encoding GTP-sensing pleiotropic transcriptional regulator CodY, with product MSTLLEQTRKINELLQQNNTFNIDSDLPYGEMAEVLGDILNSNTYIISANGSVLGFAEILDVNNERVKNMFLQKQFPKSYTDWVDQLKKTEANITIENDMTAFPVELRDVYPNGLTTIVPIFGAGERLGTIILSRIEQPFDENDLVLAEYSATVVGMQILYQKSRSIEEDVRSTTAVQMAVGTLSYSELKAVQAIFDALDGDEGRLTASNIADEIGITRSVIVNALRKLESAGIIESRSLGMKGTYLKVLNHRFKDELDKA
- the hslU gene encoding ATP-dependent protease ATPase subunit HslU; amino-acid sequence: MANREKTPKEIVNELDSYIIGQDQAKKSVAVALRNRYRRLQLDEQMQQDVTPKNILMIGPTGVGKTEIARRLAKTISAPFVKVEATKFTEVGYVGRDVESMIRDLVENAIQIVKKARYSDVYSQAEKKANRRLAKALAPGIKKEKRKSQNPYEQMMNMFAQGQQTQESEEPEEELTEEIRSNRQAIFEQLQKGLLDNREVTIQVEEEKNQNPMMNNGLEQMGIDLSEAFSQLSPNKKVDRTLDVKDAREILIQEESAKLVNDADIHSEAIHLAESSGIIFIDEIDKVTAKSEQSGDVSREGVQRDILPIVEGSQVNTKYGALQTDHILFIASGAFHVSKPSDLIPELQGRFPIRVELNDLTAEDFMKILKEPNNALVKQYVALLDTENVSVTFTKEAIEKIANIAFEVNRDTDNIGARRLHTILEKLLEDLLFEASDMQMGEIQITEAYVEDKLSDIAKNKDLSRYIL